One Clostridia bacterium genomic region harbors:
- a CDS encoding FAD-dependent oxidoreductase, whose translation MRDIIIIGAGPAGLTAALYALRSGRSVLLLEKENFGGQIASSPKIENFPSIKQISGTELADNLFNQVMDQGADFELEDVKSLTKVGDTFIVVTNYNTYEAKSVIIANGVKHKRLPIKDADKFNGQGVSYCAVCDGAFYKGQEVALVGDANTALQYALLLSNYCPKVTLLTLFDRFFGDEALIRQVKAKQNIVWVKEVCVTGYVGEEELSGVIYVDKLKVQHTLSTPALFVAIGQVPDNKIFANLVTLDKEGYIVAGEDCKTSLSGLFVAGDTRTKSVRQLTTSTADGAISALGASSYIGELECR comes from the coding sequence ATGAGGGATATAATAATAATCGGCGCAGGTCCAGCCGGGCTAACGGCAGCCCTATATGCTTTAAGAAGCGGTAGAAGCGTGCTGTTGCTTGAAAAAGAGAATTTTGGCGGGCAAATTGCATCTTCCCCCAAGATAGAGAATTTTCCTTCGATTAAACAAATTTCCGGCACAGAACTTGCCGACAACTTATTTAATCAAGTAATGGATCAAGGCGCAGACTTTGAGTTAGAAGACGTAAAGAGTTTAACTAAGGTTGGCGATACCTTTATTGTAGTTACTAATTATAATACCTACGAGGCAAAGTCGGTTATAATTGCAAACGGAGTAAAACATAAGCGCCTTCCAATTAAAGACGCTGACAAATTTAACGGTCAAGGCGTGTCTTACTGCGCAGTATGCGACGGAGCATTCTATAAGGGTCAAGAAGTCGCTCTTGTAGGCGACGCTAACACAGCGCTTCAATACGCTTTGCTACTGTCTAACTATTGTCCTAAGGTAACGCTACTTACCCTCTTTGATAGATTTTTTGGCGACGAAGCTTTAATTAGGCAAGTTAAGGCAAAACAAAATATTGTTTGGGTTAAGGAAGTTTGCGTAACTGGTTACGTCGGCGAAGAAGAACTTAGCGGTGTAATCTACGTAGACAAACTAAAAGTTCAACATACTCTGTCTACCCCAGCCCTATTTGTGGCAATCGGTCAAGTTCCCGATAACAAAATATTTGCAAATTTAGTAACTCTTGATAAAGAAGGTTATATTGTGGCGGGAGAAGATTGCAAGACAAGTCTTTCGGGGTTATTTGTAGCTGGGGATACAAGAACTAAGTCGGTTAGACAGCTTACTACTTCAACCGCAGACGGGGCTATTTCGGCGCTTGGCGCAAGTAGTTACATAGGCGAATTAGAGTGTAGATAA
- a CDS encoding GatB/YqeY domain-containing protein, protein MLIDELKKANIEALKSHDGNARDILSVLLNKIKLAEIANRSTDKVLTDNDVVAILLKTEKELAEEQEGYVKVGNTARIEMIAKQAEVVKRFLPTLLTSQEIEDIIKALPDKSVPAVMKHFKANFSGKCDMKLVQEALKKINI, encoded by the coding sequence ATGTTGATTGACGAACTCAAAAAAGCTAATATCGAGGCTTTAAAAAGTCACGACGGCAACGCAAGAGATATACTAAGCGTGCTACTTAATAAAATCAAACTTGCCGAAATCGCAAACCGCTCTACCGATAAAGTTCTAACCGATAACGACGTAGTAGCTATACTGCTCAAAACCGAAAAAGAACTTGCGGAAGAACAAGAAGGTTACGTAAAAGTGGGCAATACCGCTAGAATTGAAATGATTGCCAAGCAAGCCGAAGTAGTTAAACGTTTTCTACCCACCCTACTTACAAGTCAAGAGATAGAAGATATTATTAAAGCCTTACCCGACAAATCAGTGCCTGCGGTTATGAAACACTTTAAAGCTAATTTTTCCGGCAAATGCGATATGAAACTCGTGCAAGAAGCTCTTAAAAAAATAAATATTTAG
- a CDS encoding DnaD domain protein — MPFCACSKELSVNGFTVVDNIFVTQYMPDAPQHCVELYLFGLFLCNNQTVDNTIDTMCEKLNMTKEDVKAGFTYWEELGLVHILGEEEIEVTYLPIRTDRNLLKKIKASKYREFSQQMQNVLDQRMITTNEYNEYFMFLETSFFEPSALVSVTRYCADLKGKSISYGYILTVARNLSTSGINTRERVEEKLQEHPKYNQDLALIFKALKISHKIEYYDREYYQRWTKDYGFNLDTLMQIAKNCKGGMVKLNALCEEYYKQKLLSIKEIEDYNISKEKFTNLAIEINKQIGVYYQLLDGVVAEYIIPWSNKGYDEETLKLIAKYCFRNNVRTLQGMDSVVERFYKLGLLTCQSINQHIEQVLARDIEIKNILNSLNLVRNVSNTDRNFYKTWTNEWGIEDELILATCELCQTANNPTLYLNKILADYHLQGILTTKQLSKANFGNTASKVVATDAKFATYPQREYSEEEIRALFDTLKED; from the coding sequence ATGCCTTTTTGCGCTTGTTCTAAGGAATTATCAGTCAACGGCTTTACCGTTGTAGACAATATTTTCGTCACGCAGTATATGCCCGACGCTCCGCAGCATTGCGTTGAGCTATATTTATTTGGTTTGTTTCTTTGCAACAACCAAACGGTTGACAATACAATAGATACAATGTGCGAAAAACTCAATATGACCAAAGAAGACGTCAAGGCGGGGTTTACCTATTGGGAAGAATTGGGGCTTGTGCATATTTTAGGCGAAGAAGAAATTGAAGTTACCTATTTACCTATTCGCACCGATAGAAATCTTCTTAAAAAAATTAAGGCTAGCAAATATCGTGAGTTTAGCCAGCAAATGCAAAATGTGCTTGACCAACGTATGATTACCACTAACGAATACAACGAATATTTTATGTTTCTCGAAACTTCCTTTTTCGAGCCTTCGGCGCTTGTCTCGGTAACCCGCTACTGCGCAGACTTAAAAGGCAAGTCTATTTCTTATGGATATATTTTAACCGTAGCTCGCAACTTATCTACAAGCGGAATAAATACTCGTGAAAGGGTAGAAGAAAAGTTGCAAGAACACCCTAAATATAATCAAGATTTAGCTTTAATATTTAAGGCTTTAAAAATTTCTCATAAAATTGAGTATTACGACCGAGAGTATTACCAACGTTGGACAAAAGATTATGGCTTTAACTTGGATACTCTTATGCAAATTGCAAAAAATTGTAAAGGCGGTATGGTAAAGTTAAACGCCCTTTGCGAAGAATATTACAAGCAAAAACTTCTATCAATTAAGGAAATTGAAGATTACAATATCAGCAAAGAAAAATTCACTAATCTTGCAATAGAGATTAATAAGCAAATCGGCGTTTATTATCAGTTGCTTGACGGCGTCGTAGCCGAATATATTATTCCGTGGAGCAATAAGGGCTATGACGAAGAAACGCTTAAACTTATAGCAAAATATTGTTTTAGAAATAATGTTCGCACCTTACAGGGTATGGATAGCGTAGTCGAACGCTTTTATAAGTTAGGGCTACTAACCTGTCAAAGTATAAATCAACATATTGAACAAGTACTTGCTCGTGACATAGAGATAAAGAATATTTTAAATAGTCTTAATCTTGTGCGCAACGTTTCTAATACAGACCGAAATTTTTACAAGACCTGGACTAACGAGTGGGGCATAGAGGACGAACTTATTCTAGCTACTTGCGAGTTGTGCCAAACGGCAAATAATCCTACGCTTTACTTAAATAAAATTCTTGCCGACTACCATTTGCAAGGCATTTTAACTACTAAGCAACTTAGCAAGGCAAACTTTGGCAATACAGCAAGTAAAGTAGTCGCAACCGACGCTAAGTTTGCGACTTATCCTCAAAGGGAGTACAGCGAAGAAGAAATACGAGCGTTATTTGACACGCTTAAAGAGGACTAA
- a CDS encoding ATP-binding protein, with product MLNIEEQAMSAIRSRKASAEASAEQNLQYLLGKPEFLDNYDEIQQQILVVARSFGTAKEKVEKNKLNMLRQKQLNVVSNLGLNPTCLFPNYSCKICNDNGYLDGKKCQCLDQEIRKILYKNVNQGNKNFTFASSSDRVNVVAYSSCKEFCLSYPSAKYLNMLIMGKSGVGKTYLCSAIANQFIDKEVETLFLTAYELNNKFLSIHLAELDRKLEMLESLQSVPVLIIDDLGAEQIFKNVTLEYFFALINQRNFARLTTIISTNLSLTNILSRYTERTFSRLANKHNTLLIELVGADKRLSK from the coding sequence ATGTTAAATATTGAAGAACAGGCTATGTCGGCAATAAGAAGTCGCAAGGCATCAGCCGAAGCGTCCGCCGAACAAAATTTGCAATATTTGCTAGGCAAACCAGAGTTTTTAGATAATTACGATGAGATACAACAACAAATTCTTGTAGTTGCTCGCAGTTTTGGTACGGCAAAAGAAAAGGTCGAAAAGAATAAATTAAATATGTTAAGGCAAAAACAATTAAATGTGGTATCAAATTTAGGACTTAACCCGACTTGCCTTTTTCCAAATTATTCTTGCAAAATTTGTAACGACAACGGATATTTAGACGGCAAAAAATGCCAATGTCTTGACCAAGAGATAAGAAAAATTTTATATAAAAATGTCAACCAAGGCAATAAAAATTTTACATTTGCTAGTTCTAGCGATAGAGTAAATGTTGTCGCTTATTCTTCTTGTAAAGAATTTTGTCTAAGCTACCCTAGCGCTAAATATCTAAATATGCTTATTATGGGTAAGTCCGGCGTAGGCAAGACATATTTATGTAGCGCTATTGCCAATCAATTTATTGATAAAGAAGTAGAAACATTGTTTCTTACCGCTTACGAACTTAACAATAAATTTTTGTCCATTCATCTTGCCGAACTTGACAGAAAGTTAGAGATGTTAGAGTCGTTACAGAGCGTTCCCGTATTGATTATCGACGACTTAGGCGCAGAACAAATTTTTAAAAATGTAACCTTAGAATATTTTTTTGCTTTAATTAATCAACGCAATTTTGCTCGTCTTACTACGATAATTTCTACAAATTTGTCGCTTACTAACATTTTATCACGCTATACCGAACGAACGTTTAGTAGACTTGCAAATAAACATAATACGCTTTTAATCGAGTTAGTAGGGGCTGATAAGAGATTGAGCAAATAG
- a CDS encoding bifunctional 5,10-methylenetetrahydrofolate dehydrogenase/5,10-methenyltetrahydrofolate cyclohydrolase has protein sequence MSIILDGKVVANSIKQDLTTRIARLKSLGIIPTLATIMVGNDYSSISYNEAKRKGCAKLGIGFKEITLNDTATTQQLLDVIQDLNNDDSVSGILLYHPLPSQIDEKKVTNSISVSKDVDGVNTSSFGAMCMQMPSFAPATPKAILTILDYYNIDILGKHAVVIGRSAILGKPVAMLLLNRSATLTICHSKTTNLPEIVATADILVACIGKAKLVKQSWLKKDSVIIDAGYNDGNVGDVDLDNIDGKVYAYTPVPGGVGVVTSTMVLLQTVQSAENLALTK, from the coding sequence GTGAGCATTATTTTAGACGGAAAAGTAGTCGCAAATTCAATTAAGCAAGACCTAACGACAAGAATTGCAAGGCTTAAAAGTTTGGGAATTATCCCTACGCTTGCAACTATTATGGTGGGAAACGATTATTCTTCAATTAGTTACAACGAAGCAAAACGCAAAGGTTGCGCAAAACTTGGCATAGGATTTAAAGAGATTACCTTAAATGACACCGCTACTACCCAACAATTACTTGACGTTATTCAAGACCTAAATAACGACGACAGCGTGTCGGGAATATTGCTATATCACCCCTTGCCCAGTCAAATTGACGAAAAAAAAGTTACCAACTCAATAAGCGTAAGCAAAGACGTTGACGGAGTTAACACTTCAAGTTTTGGCGCTATGTGTATGCAAATGCCTAGTTTTGCCCCAGCTACGCCAAAAGCCATACTTACAATACTTGACTACTACAATATAGATATACTCGGCAAACACGCCGTAGTAATTGGTAGAAGCGCAATACTTGGCAAACCCGTAGCGATGCTACTGCTTAACCGTTCGGCAACGCTTACAATTTGTCACTCAAAAACAACTAACTTGCCTGAAATTGTTGCTACTGCCGACATACTTGTAGCTTGTATTGGAAAAGCTAAATTAGTAAAACAATCTTGGCTTAAAAAAGACTCGGTGATAATTGACGCAGGCTATAACGATGGTAATGTAGGCGACGTTGACCTAGATAATATCGACGGTAAAGTTTACGCTTATACGCCCGTTCCCGGCGGAGTCGGGGTAGTTACCTCGACAATGGTGCTTCTTCAAACTGTCCAAAGCGCCGAAAACTTAGCTCTAACAAAATAA